From the Pongo pygmaeus isolate AG05252 chromosome X, NHGRI_mPonPyg2-v2.0_pri, whole genome shotgun sequence genome, one window contains:
- the MAGEA10 gene encoding melanoma-associated antigen 10, translating into MPRAPKRQRCMPEEDLQSQSETQDLEGAQAPLAVEEDASSSTSTSSSFPSSFPSSSSSSSSSCYPLIPSTPEEVSADDETPNPPQSAQIACSSPSVVASLPLDQSDEGPSSQKEESPSTLQALPDNESLPRSEIDEKVTDLVQFLLFKYQTKEPITKAEILESVIKNYEDHFPLLFSEASECMLLVFGIDVKEVDPTGHSFVLVTSLGLTYDGMLSDVQSMPKTGILILILSIIFIEGYCTPEEVIWEALNMMGLYDGMEHLIYGEPRKLLTQDWVQENYLEYRQVPGSDPARYEFLWGPRAHAEIRKMSLLKFLAKVNGSDPRSFPLWYEEALKDEEERA; encoded by the coding sequence ATGCCTCGAGCTCCAAAGCGTCAGCGCTGCATGCCTGAAGAAGATCTTCAATCCCAAAGTGAGACACAGGACCTCGAGGGTGCACAGGCTCCCCTGGCTGTGGAGGAGGATGCTTCATCATCCACTTCCACCAGCTCCTCTTTTCCAtcctcttttccctcctcctcctcttcctcctcctcctcctgctatCCTCTAATACCAAGCACCCCAGAGGAGGTTTCTGCTGATGATGAGACACCAAATCCTCCCCAGAGTGCTCAGATAGCCTGCTCCTCCCCCTCGGTCGTTGCTTCCCTTCCATTAGATCAATCTGATGAGGGCCCCAGCAGCCAAAAGGAGGAGAGTCCAAGCACCCTACAGGCCCTGCCAGACAATGAGTCTCTACCCAGAAGCGAGATAGATGAAAAGGTGACTGATTTGGTGCAGTTCCTGCTCTTCAAGTATCAAACGAAGGAGCCGATCACAAAGGCAGAAATACTGGAGAGTGTCATAAAAAATTATGAAGACCACTTCCCTTTGTTGTTTAGTGAAGCCTCTGAGTGCATGCTGTTGGTCTTTGGCATCGATGTAAAGGAAGTGGACCCCACTGGCCACTCCTTTGTCCTTgtcacctccctgggcctcacctATGATGGGATGCTGAGTGATGTCCAGAGCATGCCCAAGACTGGCATTCTCATACTTATCCTAAGCATAATCTTCATAGAGGGCTACTGCACCCCTGAGGAGGTCATCTGGGAAGCACTGAATATGATGGGGCTGTATGATGGGATGGAGCACCTCATTTATGGGGAGCCCAGGAAGCTGCTCACCCAAGACTGGGTGCAGGAAAACTACCTGGAGTACCGGCAGGTGCCTGGCAGTGATCCTGCACGGTATGAGTTTCTGTGGGGTCCAAGGGCTCATGCTGAAATTAGGAAGATGAGTCTTCTGAAATTTTTGGCCAAGGTAAATGGGAGTGATCCAAGATCCTTCCCACTGTGGTATGAGGAGGCTttgaaagatgaggaagagagaGCCTAG